The following is a genomic window from Pedobacter sp. KBS0701.
ATTTATCGTTCTTTATATTATATCGGCTTTGCAACGGGTTATGTTTATCTTATTAAATCATTTCAGGATCAGAAGAAAGTAGAAGCACTGGAACGGCAGAACCTGGTTACACAAATAGAAAAACAGGCTTTAGAGAATGATCTGGTTCAATCGCAAAACAATTATCTGCGCAGTCAAATCAATCCACACTTTCTATTTAACACATTAAACTTCATCTATAACGATGCCCGCAAAAAGGCACCTATGGCAGCAGATGCCATTATGAATCTGGCCGAAATGATGCGCTATGCCCTAAAACGTCCTGAAGCATCAGAGATGGTTCCGCTAAGTGAAGAAATTGAACAAATTGAACACCTGATCAATCTTCACAAACTCCGGACAGCTAATGCAATTAATCTGCAACTTGAAATAACGGGCGATATGTTTGGATTAAGATTTCCACCACTTATCTTACTAACTTTGGTTGAAAACATATTTAAGCACGGAAATATTTCGCACTCTACTCAACCAGCGATCATTAAAATCACTTACGAAAAAGATAAGCTGAATATCAGCACCATAAACATGATTAATGATAATAAAGGCAAACAAACGGAAAGCCATCATGTAGGAATTGATAATATTGGCAAGCGCCTGAGTAATTTTTATGGTAACGACTATGTATTCAGATATTACCAGGATCCACTTAACCGCTACATTACAGAAATAGATGTAACTGTAGTTAATCCATTGGCCAGGTTAAACCGCTAAATTTTTGTTGCATTCTGACGTTGAATGTCTTTTAGCAGAAAATAATACATAACCATTTCATGCGTCCGCTGATCTTTGTTGAAGAGTCTGTTTACGTGCATGTGTATTAAATCGGTGAATAGCTTTAATGCATTTTCAGGAGCACATTGTGTAAGAACTCTGATAAAAGAATCTGAAAACAAGCTAAAGCCCTGCTCCTGTTCTGCTGTTAATGCTGCCCATTCTGCTTTTCGAAACTCCTGATAATGAATATTTAATTGTTTAAAATCAGCGGCATCCAATCGATGCTCTTCATTAAAGTTATCAGACATTAATCTCACGACCTTATTGATGGCCGGCTTATCTATAATGCCGGCTCCGATAATCTTTGAAACCAAAAGATTACACAGTTTATATTTGTTAAAATCATCTATCTGTGTTTCTAAAAGCAATATTACAAATGCACTATCTATAGCAAAGTGCCGTTCAACATCTTCAATCATATTACTGCCGTAACGTTCTAACTCACGCTTATAGGTTTTAATCTGTACGTCAGATACCAAACCAGAGTATAAAAACAATTCCAGATCATCCATGAGCTTTGATATTAACAGCTGTCCATCCATTGGATTGTTTAGTTGAATCCTAAACCGGATGTGGTTTCCATTTTCATTGTAGCGGATAAAAAACCAAGATTTTACCTGATCTGTATGAGTGGTTAGGAAAGGCGCAATTACTTCCGTCAAAATCTGATCACTACGTTGCTGATGGCAATAAATTTCGAAATAAAGCCATTCTTTACCTGGCGGAAAAAGTCGGGTTACCCCGGCATTTGCTGATTGCTCAACCAAACCACGATAAATTTGTTCGCCGTGACTTATGCTTAAAACAAACTGTGCTAAATAGGGTTTAGCTGTTTCATCAACCACAATGCTATTTTGAGGCATTAACATTTCTTCAATATAAGTACTGCCTTGTTTTTGCATATATTGTAAGAAAGCATTGATATCGTCGTCATTTTGTAGGGCAAAGCACAAAGTTTGATCGGAAATACCGGCTTTGAAATATTCACTAACGCCTAAACTGTTTAGGAATGATCTACATCCGGCGATAGATAGCAACTTTTGATCAGGCCCTGAAAGGGCTTCTTTTTTAACTTTCCATTTGTTACCGCTTAAAACAATATTCTGATATTGTAACCTTGGGTAATAATCCAAATCAGGGAAAATAGTATCGAGCGGTAAGGAGAGATTTGTTTGTAAGCCTTGATGTTGCAAATCACACAATAACCTAAATACAGAAAGATCTGAACGGATGTAGTTGTAGGCAGAAGCCATTCTAGGCACCAGCCGTTTATTTAACTGCTTAGAGCGAAGGATAATCTCAGTGCCCCGAACTGAAATCTGTATATCATTTAAAGCAAGTGGAACTGCTGAAGTATCAAAATTTAATATTGACAATTGATACCCATAGATTAGCTTCCGCCGGTTTACGTTATCTACATTGGCCTCTACCATATAGGCCACATCGAAAAATAACACCTCCGGATTTGCCTGCTGTTCTGCCGATGCTATGTTTTTAGCGTACTTCGCCACCTCATCGGCCGCCATGGTAAACCTTCCACTTAGTGCATTTGAGGTTACTCCACCAATCTGTTCTATAAAAATCAAATCATCATGAACAGACATTACCATACTGAATGAATTGGGTAAAGATGCTAGTTTTTGATTAGGTGTCAAGACAAGTTTGTTCAGATAAACGGCTTTTCCTTTCTCAAATTTTTGCGCCGTCAGGTAGGTTTTTAATGCCGCTCTGATATTTTCTGTTTCTGCTTTTTTTGGCGGTTTAGTATTAAAGCGTGTGATAAATTCACTATTTTGACCGGATTGCTCCAACTCATCGTATCCTATACCCATTTCAGGATCTAGCGCCAGTAAAAGAGGTACTTCCTGATCTTCGAATTTTTTCTTAAACCTAACCTGGAACTGACTAAGGGCATCACGATCTTTAGCAGGCATTATAGTATGAAGCATACTGATCAAACCTGGAATAGCCTGAAGCCACCGTTCATTAATACCACCAGATAAAGCTGTGCGTTGCGCGATAAGATATTTTGGTAACTCATCCGTAGCGGTGAGGCCTAAACCTTCAAAATAATCATCTCCGATAATATTGGGATCATAGTTGGTAAAAACAAGCTGCAAATCGTGCATATCCTGCAGCAAAACAAATAGATCCCCGGTCTCAGTATCACTTAAATTTAATTGTTTTACCAGATCATTAAGCCTGATCGGCTTTAAACATGCAGTTAATATTTGTATTACAAAATCGTTTTGATCTAACTCGGCCAGTTCGAAAACACCGTCGGTACAGGCTATATAACGGATACTATTGGGCGTTAAATAATAACTGCTATTGCTAAATATGAGGCAGTTCTTTTGCAACAGATCTGCCAATGGGAATTGAATACTATTTTTATAAGGCCAATCAATCAGTTCGCGCACCTTTTGAGCTTCTTCAATTACTATTCTGCTTTCGGATGGCTTAATGGCATTATTTAACAAACTAAAACCAGCAAAAGTGCCATAAGGGGTCGCTCTGAATTTCGCACGGTTAAAATATTTCCAGATGGTAAAATAAACCTTAGGTGGAAGATCTTTGAGTTCGTTTGCCTTTACTTCTTTTATGGTTTCATAAAAGGCTGCGGAAGATATTGAAATGGCCAATTTTAATTCCTCCCAACAATCTACCAGTTCGGATTGATATGAAAATTTAGGTGTTCTAAAAATTACGGTTGGTTGGATATTCAGCTTCATTGCATTTAAATGATAGGGGAAAATTACAAAGATTAATTTAAAAACAGACGATCAGTTTTCAGTTGGCAGTTTTAGCTAACTGAAAATTGCCTATTGAAAACTGTTTATGTAGTTAGCCGGAATTTACAATCCCTCGTGAACAAAGGATCTTTTTCATTTAGCGGATTGAAAATCCACAGTAAAATAGGTCGGGATTACAAATCCCAATCAGCGCAACTAAAAAAGCCATCTTCCTAAAAAGAAGATGGCTCACCGGCAATATCATTAAGTTAAGTACTACAGTCGTCAGCGTTAGCATAGCCTTAATGAGACTGATAATTCTCAAATAAATGCTCTTCGATTATGTCAGGATGATATCTTTTTGCGATTTATTCTTAACTCAATTGACATTGCCCACAGAGATATTATGCATCTTATTTTTTAGTTACTTTAAACTCTGTTCTTCTGTTTTTCGCTCTTCCTTCAGGATTATCTTTTTTCTTGCGTTTTACAATAATTTCGTTTGGCGCAATCGGCATCGATTCTCCATATCCTTTAGAAGTCATTCTGGCAGCGGCAATTCCTTTACTTTCCAAATAATCTGTACAAGATTTTGCTCTTCTGTTCGACAGATCAAGGTTATATTCATCTGTACCAATATTATCGGTATGAGAACTTAGTTCGATTTCCATTTCAGGATTATCTTCCATAATAGGGATCAGGAAGTCTAATACTTTTTTAGAAGGCTCGGTAAGTTCGGCACTGTTAAATTCATAATAAACATTATCCAAAGTCATTGGGATACCCAATTTGAAAGGACTTAAGCAATAATCTTTATAAATCAAGGTATCTGCCTTTGCCAGTTCTTCATAAAGATAGTTTTTAGTAATTGCGAAATAATTATCTTTTGCAAAAAGCAATTTAACCGGTCTTTTCGAGTCTACTTTAAAACTGTAAATCCCATCGGTACCTGTAATTATTTTCTGTGACCCTTCGGCATTGGTTAAAGTTACATTAGCACCTGCTAAAGGCAATTTAGTTTTGCAATCAGTTAAAAGGCCGGTAATAGAAAGGTATTCTTTTTTCACTTCAAACACTTCCAAACAGCACGATGATTCGCGATCAGAACTAATGTATCCTTTTGTTCCAATATCATCAGTTGCGGTAAAGTAAAGATCATCTTTTGATGAGTTGAAAGGATAACCCAGATTTTTGGGGTTAGACCAATTTACCAGATCTCCCTCTGACTCAAAGAAATCAAGGCCGCCGAAACCAATACGCCCGTCGGTACTAAACAATAATTTTTTAGTTAAGGAATTGTAGTATGGCGCACGTTCGTCATCTCCGGTATTAATGGTTGGTCCAAAATTTACCGCCTGACCTAATGAACCATCTTCCCGAACGGCACAATACCAGAGGTCAAATTTACCATAACCACCACTTCTATCAGATGAGAAAAGGAGGAATTTACCATCACTGGTTACAAAAGGTTGTGAAGAATTAAAATCTTTACTATTTACCTGCAAACCAACAGATTGCGGATCTGTCCATTTATCACCTGTTTTTTTAGAAGAATAAATAGCATATTTTTCTTTCTCTTTCCAAGCAGTAAAGTACATCGTATTCCCATCAGGGGTAAAAGTAACTGCGGCAATTTCCATGTTTTTAGGAAAATTGATGTCGATTTTTCTCACTTCGATATCAGCCGAAGTTAATTCGCCTTTAACTGTATAAATGTTATTAATAAACGGGTTGGACTTAGTTGATACCTGAACCTCTCCGGCATCTGTTTTAACCATGTCTTTTTTACTCCCTACAGCAACCGGACGGGAAGAAGTAAAATACAATTCATTTTTGACTTTAACAGGAGCGTAGTTAGATCCCAGGCCATTTACATTACCTGGTACTTTTTTAACCTGTATTATACGCGGAAAGCGCATTTCTTCAATGGCAAACTTACACGACTCAATTTCCTTTTGAGCATCTTTAGCTAAAGCATCGCCGGGGTATTTCTGGATAAACTGTTGAAAAGCGTCAATAGCCGGATTAAATTTTTTATTTGCCCTTAAGCTTTCAGCATAATAATATAGTGCCTTTCTAAAACGTGTATTTGTAAAAGTTACCGCCATAGCATAATATTTTTCAGCCTCGTTAAATTCCCTATACAGTCTGCTAGATTCTGCAAGGTTATAAATCGATCCTTCATAATCTTCTATCACTTTATCATCAGTTGCTGATTTCCTTTCTTTACCATACGGTAAAATGGCCTGGGTACTATCGCCAGTAATTTTTAAGGCTTTTTTGTAAAAAGTTGATGCTGCATAGTAATCCTTATTTTCGAAATAAGTATCAGCAACCTTTTTATAATTTATCACATACTGTGCGTTTGCAAAACCGCCAAATGCCACTAACAAAAAGAGTAATATTTTTTTCATCTTTTAAACTTGTTTTCAATGGTGATGAAGCCATCATAATTTAATATCATGATGGTTTCATTTGATTAATTATAAACGTGGACAAAAGAAGTTTGGACCAATTATACCATTACGACCAATAAGTGATATTGAAAGCTCTAAACCACCGTTACTGTTTGATGCACGATTAAAGGAAGAGGTATTTACATCATAGCTTAATCCGAACACCATATTCTTTAATTGTAAACCAACAAAGGCAATTGCAGCATCTTTATTACGGTAATTACCACCAAATAAAATGTTAGCTGACGGGTTAACGTTAAGTTGTGCATAAGCGCCTAATGAAACTTCGTTTGTATTCCCCTGATACATGAACAAAGCGTTAGGTACAATATCCAATAGCTCTGAAGCTTTGATCCGCGCACCGCCATGTGCAGTGAAACGAACAGGGATACGTGAATTTGAACCAGAAAAACGATCCATAGGCCGGGTTAAATGCGCTGCACTTGCGCCAAAAAAAACGTTTACATTCTTATTCGGATTGCCGTCAAAAAACATGATGCCTGCATTTACATCGGGAACCAAAGATGACTGAGATGAAAGTGTTTCGCCGCTCATCATGCCACCATCATAACCTGAAATTGGATTAAACTGATTACCAAACCTGGCCTGAGAGAAATCGAAACTGCGGTTAATTATACCAGCCTGTAAACCAAAGCTCACCATCTGCAAGCCTTCGGCACCAAACCTTAAACGGTACGAGCCCGATACAGAGGCAGATAGGTAGTTAAAATCCAGCTCTCCAGCCCTTTGATTTAAAATGGTTGCACCAAATGCCAGGTTCTTTTTGGGGGCCATATCGAAAGATGCTCCACCCGTTAAAAAAGAACTGTTTAGCGCACTCCATTGTTGTTTAAAGTTTACAGTTGCACGGTAATCGCCATCTATTACCCCTGTTAAAGCCGGGTTAAGATATAACGGATTTGCATAATATTGTGAAAAATGCGGATCAGTTTGTGCAAAGGACTTAGCTGTACACAGCAGCAATCCTAGCACTGCAACATATATTTTTAAAGCCGATAGTATTTTCATGGTCTTTTATTTTATCTGTTTATTGTTAATCCTCTTCTTATCTAATCAGTGTTACTGTACCTTTTCTCAATGATGTTGTTCCATTATTGAAGGTAATATCAACCATGTACACATAAACCCCGATCGGCTGATTTACTCCTTTGAAAGTTCCATCCCATCCGTTTGCTACATTGTCTGATTGGAATATTAATTGACCCCATTGAGTGTAAATACTCATTTTCGCACTTGATATGGTATTACCGTAGACTAAGAATATATCGTTTTTACCGTCGTTATTTGGTGTAAATGCATTTGGTATATAAACCTGATCTCCAAAAGGATTAGCTGCTTTGCCTGTTGCTGAACCGTTTTGACTGGCTTGGCACTCGATCTGACCTTTAGCCCTTACCAGGATACTTACACTTTGATCTGGTTTCAGGCCTGATACTAAATAAGTTGTTCCGGTTGCCCCATTTGTTGGATTGATCCATGTTAAACCATTGTCTAATGAAACCTGGTATGCAGTAGCACCTGCAACCGCAGCCCATGCAAACGTTACACTATTTGATGTAGTAGTTTGTACAACTACAACTGGTTTATCTAATACCGGCAGTACATTTACTGTAACTCCTGTTCTTGTTGGACTTACACAGCCACCTGCTGCAACCGTTTCTACATAGTAAATTGTAGTAGCACTTAAGTTTGGTGAGGTAAAAGTTATACCTTCTGCCAATACCGCTCCGCCTGAGCTTGCAGCGTACCATCTGTAAACTAATCCAGTTACCGGATTATTTACGGTTAATATAGTTGAGCTTCCTGAGCAAAGTGTTCCATTTGTTGCTGTTACTGATGCTGGCGCAACTGGTACCGGTAACGCGGTTACATTAACTGCTGTTCTAGATGATGATATACAAGCTCCATTTGCTCCTTCAACATAGTAAGTGATGTTCGTATTAACCGAAGGTGTTGTAAAGTTTACACCTGTTCCGGCTAACGTTCCGCCTACTGATGCGGTGTACCAATCGTATGTTACACCTGCTTGAGGGTTGGTAACTGTTAATATAGCCGAGCTCCCTGCACAAACACTTACCGATGACGAAGCCACGGTTGGTACTGTTGGTTTAGCGTTAACAGTAACCGTTACTTTAACACGCCCACTATTGTTGTTACAACCGCCTGTACCGATTGCCAGTATATAGTAATCTGTTGTGGCGGCTAACGCATTAACATTGTAACTTGTACCGGTAAATAATAAGTTACCACCAACCGCTGCGTTGTACCATTCGTAAGTAACACCTGCCTGTGCATTGGTTACGGTTAAGGTTACACCATCACCTGCGCAGATACCTCCATTCGGAGCGGATACCACAGGATTGTTTGGCAATGCATTTACCGTAATGGCTACTGCCCTTGCT
Proteins encoded in this region:
- a CDS encoding sensor histidine kinase, translated to MAFILSCIYRSLYYIGFATGYVYLIKSFQDQKKVEALERQNLVTQIEKQALENDLVQSQNNYLRSQINPHFLFNTLNFIYNDARKKAPMAADAIMNLAEMMRYALKRPEASEMVPLSEEIEQIEHLINLHKLRTANAINLQLEITGDMFGLRFPPLILLTLVENIFKHGNISHSTQPAIIKITYEKDKLNISTINMINDNKGKQTESHHVGIDNIGKRLSNFYGNDYVFRYYQDPLNRYITEIDVTVVNPLARLNR
- a CDS encoding lantibiotic dehydratase, translating into MKLNIQPTVIFRTPKFSYQSELVDCWEELKLAISISSAAFYETIKEVKANELKDLPPKVYFTIWKYFNRAKFRATPYGTFAGFSLLNNAIKPSESRIVIEEAQKVRELIDWPYKNSIQFPLADLLQKNCLIFSNSSYYLTPNSIRYIACTDGVFELAELDQNDFVIQILTACLKPIRLNDLVKQLNLSDTETGDLFVLLQDMHDLQLVFTNYDPNIIGDDYFEGLGLTATDELPKYLIAQRTALSGGINERWLQAIPGLISMLHTIMPAKDRDALSQFQVRFKKKFEDQEVPLLLALDPEMGIGYDELEQSGQNSEFITRFNTKPPKKAETENIRAALKTYLTAQKFEKGKAVYLNKLVLTPNQKLASLPNSFSMVMSVHDDLIFIEQIGGVTSNALSGRFTMAADEVAKYAKNIASAEQQANPEVLFFDVAYMVEANVDNVNRRKLIYGYQLSILNFDTSAVPLALNDIQISVRGTEIILRSKQLNKRLVPRMASAYNYIRSDLSVFRLLCDLQHQGLQTNLSLPLDTIFPDLDYYPRLQYQNIVLSGNKWKVKKEALSGPDQKLLSIAGCRSFLNSLGVSEYFKAGISDQTLCFALQNDDDINAFLQYMQKQGSTYIEEMLMPQNSIVVDETAKPYLAQFVLSISHGEQIYRGLVEQSANAGVTRLFPPGKEWLYFEIYCHQQRSDQILTEVIAPFLTTHTDQVKSWFFIRYNENGNHIRFRIQLNNPMDGQLLISKLMDDLELFLYSGLVSDVQIKTYKRELERYGSNMIEDVERHFAIDSAFVILLLETQIDDFNKYKLCNLLVSKIIGAGIIDKPAINKVVRLMSDNFNEEHRLDAADFKQLNIHYQEFRKAEWAALTAEQEQGFSLFSDSFIRVLTQCAPENALKLFTDLIHMHVNRLFNKDQRTHEMVMYYFLLKDIQRQNATKI
- a CDS encoding OmpA family protein; translated protein: MKKILLFLLVAFGGFANAQYVINYKKVADTYFENKDYYAASTFYKKALKITGDSTQAILPYGKERKSATDDKVIEDYEGSIYNLAESSRLYREFNEAEKYYAMAVTFTNTRFRKALYYYAESLRANKKFNPAIDAFQQFIQKYPGDALAKDAQKEIESCKFAIEEMRFPRIIQVKKVPGNVNGLGSNYAPVKVKNELYFTSSRPVAVGSKKDMVKTDAGEVQVSTKSNPFINNIYTVKGELTSADIEVRKIDINFPKNMEIAAVTFTPDGNTMYFTAWKEKEKYAIYSSKKTGDKWTDPQSVGLQVNSKDFNSSQPFVTSDGKFLLFSSDRSGGYGKFDLWYCAVREDGSLGQAVNFGPTINTGDDERAPYYNSLTKKLLFSTDGRIGFGGLDFFESEGDLVNWSNPKNLGYPFNSSKDDLYFTATDDIGTKGYISSDRESSCCLEVFEVKKEYLSITGLLTDCKTKLPLAGANVTLTNAEGSQKIITGTDGIYSFKVDSKRPVKLLFAKDNYFAITKNYLYEELAKADTLIYKDYCLSPFKLGIPMTLDNVYYEFNSAELTEPSKKVLDFLIPIMEDNPEMEIELSSHTDNIGTDEYNLDLSNRRAKSCTDYLESKGIAAARMTSKGYGESMPIAPNEIIVKRKKKDNPEGRAKNRRTEFKVTKK
- a CDS encoding PorP/SprF family type IX secretion system membrane protein, with translation MKILSALKIYVAVLGLLLCTAKSFAQTDPHFSQYYANPLYLNPALTGVIDGDYRATVNFKQQWSALNSSFLTGGASFDMAPKKNLAFGATILNQRAGELDFNYLSASVSGSYRLRFGAEGLQMVSFGLQAGIINRSFDFSQARFGNQFNPISGYDGGMMSGETLSSQSSLVPDVNAGIMFFDGNPNKNVNVFFGASAAHLTRPMDRFSGSNSRIPVRFTAHGGARIKASELLDIVPNALFMYQGNTNEVSLGAYAQLNVNPSANILFGGNYRNKDAAIAFVGLQLKNMVFGLSYDVNTSSFNRASNSNGGLELSISLIGRNGIIGPNFFCPRL